One genomic window of Hydra vulgaris chromosome 03, alternate assembly HydraT2T_AEP includes the following:
- the LOC136078590 gene encoding uncharacterized protein LOC136078590: MKRQPELSLRTPEATSFARSTAFNKHTVREFFQNLKTVRNRYKYNPNCIYNVDETGLTTVQKSVKVLAGRGSKQVGRITSAERGTLVTACCASDAIENSIPPLFIFPRVKFHDYMIKEGPPGCVGFANPSGWMNSEIFIEWIKHFVKYSNCSQESPVLLLLDSHESHISVKGLELAIQHGITMISFPPHCSHKLQPLDRTVFGPLKRFYNSACDNWMASNPRPMTIYDIVSIVREPYTKAFSPSNIQTGFRVAGIEPFNSEIFKDDEYLPSSVTDRAAPDTVTITPVNNMESEMIPAHVNHIESEITIVNIETSILNKVSTSVASIISPEVLKPYPKASARKKNVKSRQLKTRILTDTPVRNEIRLSKEKKF; this comes from the coding sequence atgaaaaGACAACCAGAGTTGTCTCTACGAACACCTGAAGCAACGAGCTTCGCTCGATCAACAGCTTTTAACAAACACACTGTAAGagagttttttcaaaatcttaaaACGGTAAGAAATCGATATAAATATAATCCTAACtgtatatataatgttgatgaaactggTTTAACAACCGTTCAAAAGTCGGTAAAGGTTTTAGCTGGTAGAGGAAGCAAACAAGTTGGAAGAATCACATCTGCAGAACGAGGAACATTGGTAACTGCATGTTGTGCCTCTGATGCTATTGAAAATTCCATTCctccattatttatttttcctagGGTAAAGTTTCATGATTACATGATTAAGGAAGGACCTCCTGGATGTGTGGGATTTGCAAATCCTTCTGGTTGGATGAACTCAGAAATTTTCATAGAATGgattaaacattttgttaaatattcaaACTGTTCTCAGGAATCTCCAGTTTTGTTACTTCTCGACAGTCATGAAAGTCATATTTCTGTTAAAGGCTTGGAGCTTGCAATTCAACACGGAATTACAATGATAAGTTTTCCTCCCCATTGCAGCCATAAATTGCAGCCATTAGATAGAACTGTTTTTGGACCattgaaaaggttttacaaTTCTGCATGTGATAATTGGATGGCTTCAAACCCAAGACCAATGACCATTTATGATATTGTTTCAATAGTTCGAGAACCGTATACAAAAGCTTTCTCACCATCTAATATACAGACAGGATTTAGAGTAGCTGGCATTGAGCCATTCAATTCTGAAATTTTCAAAGATGACGAATATTTACCATCATCAGTTACAGATAGAGCTGCTCCAGATACAGTTACTATCACTCCTGTCAACAACATGGAATCTGAAATGATACCAGCACATGTTAATCACATAGAGTCTGAAATAACTATAGTAAATATTGaaacaagtattttaaacaaagtgtCAACAAGTGTTGCTTCTATAATCTCACCTGAGGTTTTAAAACCTTACCCAAAAGCATCtgccagaaaaaaaaatgtcaaaagtaGGCAGTTAAAAACAAGGATCTTGACTGATACTCCTGTCAGAAATGAAATTCGTTTgtcaaaagaaaagaaattttga